In Dehalococcoidia bacterium, a single window of DNA contains:
- a CDS encoding MBL fold metallo-hydrolase, giving the protein MPDNVIKIGKVEITAVIDAALPRAPREACFPAIPDEAFAPFREFMADDGVSVPITITSFLVRSSGNTILVDTGIGGKTRQYFPTGRLPDALREAGVEMGDIDIVLATHIHVDHVGWHTVARGDDFVPAFPNAAYVFNRPEWDFFTSPEESAGDDRVYVRDSVLPLRDCGANIELVEGEHRLTDDLTLIQTPGHTPAHVSVAIASQGEAGVIIGDVCHHPAQVTNTDWCPIFDMNPVLSAQSRETLMQKIEDERMTMLAGHFATPGFGRIVRMEGQRFWRGL; this is encoded by the coding sequence ATGCCGGACAACGTGATCAAGATTGGCAAGGTCGAAATCACTGCCGTCATCGATGCGGCGCTGCCGCGCGCGCCGCGCGAAGCCTGCTTCCCAGCGATCCCTGACGAAGCGTTCGCGCCTTTCCGCGAGTTCATGGCGGACGATGGCGTTTCGGTGCCGATCACGATCACGTCGTTCCTGGTGCGCTCGAGCGGCAACACCATCCTGGTCGACACCGGTATCGGCGGCAAGACGCGGCAGTACTTCCCGACCGGGCGCCTGCCGGACGCGCTCCGCGAAGCCGGTGTCGAGATGGGCGACATCGATATCGTGCTGGCGACGCACATCCACGTCGACCACGTCGGATGGCACACGGTCGCCCGCGGCGACGACTTCGTGCCGGCGTTCCCGAACGCGGCGTACGTCTTCAACCGACCGGAATGGGACTTCTTCACGTCACCGGAGGAGTCCGCGGGCGACGACCGCGTGTACGTGCGCGACTCCGTGCTGCCGCTGCGCGATTGCGGCGCCAACATCGAGCTTGTCGAAGGCGAACACCGGCTTACCGACGACCTGACCTTGATCCAGACGCCGGGACACACACCCGCGCACGTCTCCGTAGCAATCGCTTCGCAGGGGGAGGCGGGCGTGATCATCGGCGACGTCTGCCATCATCCGGCGCAAGTGACGAACACGGACTGGTGCCCGATCTTCGACATGAACCCTGTGCTCTCGGCGCAGTCGCGCGAAACGCTCATGCAGAAGATCGAAGATGAGCGCATGACGATGCTCGCCGGTCATTTCGCGACGCCGGGGTTCGGCCGCATCGTGCGCATGGAGGGACAGCGCTTCTGGCGCGGGCTCTAG